The window TCTCATTTCTTTGCTTTCTGAAGCTCTTTGTTGGTGACATTGAAGCAAATCTTTTGTCATAAACACGCTTGTTAATCATTGTCTTCTGCAAATTTTCTAACACCATTAGCCATGTCTGGATCCAAACCCTGTAATATTCAAAAAGACAGACACTGtgcagttttgtttttggtataaTACTGATTGTGTTACAAGCCGATCATGAAGACAGCATAGGAGAAACTGGGGGAAACAAAGATGTATATTTAAACCAAGATCATTGTAGTTTCCTTGCTCTCATCTTCATTCTAGGCCTCTTCACTTGTAAAACTTTATtggtataattatttttattttcataattaaaacaaatcatgaaTGTCATGTTTATCTAAAATTTCATGTAAAAAAACTAGAGCTAATATTTGTTACCTGCtttattttcatgaaataatcatattaaatatatatacaaacagtTTTTTGGCCAAATCTAAAACTTAtacttaatatatttatatagatatatatttatattcattataCTATGGTGAAATgagagtttttaatttgtttacatGTGCCCAAGAAGTGGTGGGCGAGTGGTAGGACCAGCGTGGGGAATGGGTGAAACTCCCATACCCAAGTTCTATCTTCCTCTGTTGCTGTTATCAACACTTTGTTGGGAAGTCTGTCAAGCCCACTTGGTTTATCTGGTAGTCAGAAATACAGGCGGTCTGATTACCCTCGGGTATTAGTCGGAAAGCATTCCAAACTTGGGTTAGGCAGTGTGGTAGTCCTAACATCTAGGTGTTGGCGATGAGTCCACATGATAGCATTTTGGTGTGTTCCCCCAACGCTGACCGGATCAGCCGATGAggtctatcaaaaaaaaaattgtttagtcATTAGTCATTAGATATGAGAAACAGTCATACCCATATATGCATGGAGTTTTGAAAATTACATGATCATCTAAAACACTATAACTCAACCACTAGTCCACCACtacatttttaatattactACAAAAACTGGTAGGTGAAAGAATATTAGAAAGTTCAATTCAATCTGTCCATGTGTTTTAAATTACCTTtagtcaaattatatatataaaaaattgagttaaaaacaaaattcgtaacttcaaaatatttataaactaatttTACGTTTAAGACatacataatttaatttataaaagcaTTGTTATCATTGAGATTTGAGAATATATGAAATTTCTATTTCTAAGAATATTtagaattaaatttatttttacggGATTCATTAAACCATTCAAAAAACATTAACTAATAACATATATGATGTGACACCTAAACGTCTCTCCGCCGCTCCAAACAGATCTAAAACCTaaattttcctttctctctcagaTCGAAACCATGTCTGATGTCCCCGTCAAGCTCTCCAGTTCAACAGTAGTCATCTGGGACTTGGAGGAATGCCCGATCCCAGAAGGTCTAGATGCTTCCGATGTTTGTAGAAAACGTAAATGAGTCGCTTCATCAGGGTGAGGGTTATGTTCTAATCAGGGCATACTTGGACTTTTTTAAGTTCATTGGTGAAATTGGAGGTAGTACTGTAGAAATTATACACGTACCTTCAGAAGCTAAAGATGAGAGACGTAAAAAGATTTTAGTGGAATTGTTAGGATTTGTAGTCAGATGCTATTACACACCAGTAAACATAATGCTCATCGTTGGAGACATCTCAGAACATCACCAGTTCAGAAGGGCTCTCatctttttgaaaaatcagaATTTCCACAATGTTTTTTTGGCACTGCCTCATGTTCCATCATCCGATCGAGGAGGTCCTTGATACAGTAAGTGGGTTTTGGCTTTGGAAAAAGCCTATCGCTGGGAGGAACTCCTCGTTTTTTCTCTCCCTTTCCAAATGTGGGCCTTGCGAGGCATATCGACTTGTCCTGTAAGAACGCAGACAGTAAGAAGACATGTGTTTTCTGGGACGTCGTGGATTGCCGGATGCCTGAAGGTTACGGTGGTGTGAGGGATGTTTCGCACAACATTAGACAGTCCCTTAAGAAATCCGGTTACAAGGGTGAGGTATCCATCAATGCTCATGTGAATCAGACCAATGATGATTTTAACGAGTATGCTTCTACCGACCCGGGATTCAAGATCATACTTGCTCCACCAGGTTGTTAATTCCTTGAATCTCTTTTAATACTCGCTTCTTCTTGATATCGatcggtttatatatatatatatatatatatatatattcaggaGATAGAGATGCTAGACTTGAGATGCTTCTAGTGGACCTTAAAAATCGTCCACCTGCAAATTATATGCTTATCCTTGGGGACATCTTCGTGGGAGATAATGATTACAGGGAGTTCGTCAGGGCATTTGTCACCTTGAAACGTTACACGTGTCTCTTGGCACAGCCTCAAAAGTCTGTAGTGATGGATTATGCGGTAACGAAATGGCTTTGGAAAAGCCTATCAACTGAAGGAGACCATCTTGATGCTGCCCAAAGCGAAAGTTCACAAGGTGTTGACAATTCTTCTAGTGCAAGTAGTTCATAAGGTGTCTCTCATTGCGTAGCCCTGAAGTCTATATATGCAGAGAAAAATTGTGGAGCTACTCAGggttattttcttacttttgtttcGATGTCGGTCTCTTCTCTTCCTagtttctctttcattttaGTGCATTaaaattcggttttgaaaggCTGCTATCCAATATCTCCCTCTCATATGGAAAAAATGATTGCAATTGAAACCAGAATAATATATTTCcctttttattgaaaaaaaaaaaaatatatcaaaaaaaaaaaacatatatgatgtGGATAGAGATagaacttaattatatatataaatatacttagaccatctccaaaaGTAGATTTTAAGCTCCGAatagaaaagaaggaaaaaaaacaaattaaaaaattgtgtaattAATAAGAGTTGCCTTTTATTTAGTAAGCTCAGTAGTGTTAGTGTATAAGAGGTTGTGACGAGATGAACGGTTTAATATAATTCTGTCTTTTTGCATCAACATTTGAAAGCTGATTTGGTTGaaatatatttggaaaaaaattggCATAACTCAAGATTACAACTAATTTTTTTCCCTATTTATGATTTGtacttctatttttaatatattttttatgttttgtatgtttaaaaatttatgaaatgcaataatttcctatttttataaaatctaaatgaTTTAAACTAATTATGTTCTACTACTAGAGGAggataattttatttagaaaaatatttttaaaaaaaaataagaaccccaattaaaattctattagaGGAggataattttagttaattttctaaaagttcttatttaaaaaaatacataatttaatattaaaaaaatataagaatctcaaaattatattattttattggacTTGCTCTTTGTAAGTTGGTGATTGAACTAAGAAAATGTatacaatattaagaaaataaaaaaagaagtgaaattTCACTGTTAGGCAGAATATAAATTGGACCCACAATGTGTTTAGATTCATCCCCTCTTCCCAAAACATTTCTCACTCATATTTGTCACAATCGTCAATGTATTATTCccttttatataataagatttttttttgtttttgtttttggtctaaAAGAAACACGCCTACGGCATGATAAATTATTCTCTTTCATTAAAAATAAGGATTTATCGTAAGAATCTAAAATCTAAGTTATCATCTCTTGTGAATGCGAGGCTTTGGTATATTAGCCTAACTCTATATATTACATCGATCGATCTACGTCAAAAGAACCGTCTAAGTCataattacaaattacaatcGTAATTAATATTAACGCGACgggttggaaaaaaaataggaaaaaacgATAACGTAAGAATCTAGGCATGTTGGTAGCCTACCTTCACCAAAACACTATTCTCTTTGTTTCCGAACGAATTGCAAGTTCGGGTCTCTATATGATACAATGCGACTCTTTTCTCCATATTTTATTGTTATAGATTTATTCTGGTCTTTAAGAAAGTTATCCGTCACTATATTTCAATTATaatcttaatataaaaatattaaaaggcaaacaagttttaaaactttaagCCGATCAAATTGTGCAAAGGAAACAGCTATCCACTGTTTTCTCCTTTCGACAAGTCATATGAAATGATGAAATGAAACTATCTATTAAGAgccataagaaaaatatattaaaaggaTTCATATTCTCAATTATTAGCGCTAATTTGGTATAGTTAAATCCAACATTGGTTTCATGTTCGAATGTATACTATCCAAATGTTGGAGTTAAGCTAGTTGGCTATTTTCTCCATTCTATGCACGTTTTATATGCATTCTTTGACCAAGAAAACTTGAGAATTCTAGCTTCTTTACACATGCACGTGAGAACTTTACACGTGAAAATATTTGATGTCTGGTATATGTGATAATATTGGCATTCGAGCATATTGTTCTAATTAAGTCTAGTAAAAGTTTATGAATATGATAATTTGTTAAACATATATGGATTTGTTTGGAAAACATACTTTTTCTATATGACAGTTTGCAATTTGAATTGCAAGGGAGCAACTTCAGAATTGAATATTTGTCTATGCAAGGTCCATGATAATGCCATAAACTTATCTAAAAGCCTAAGAGAAAGATAAATCtcaaatatgaaagaaaaattaaaactgaaatatacaaaaaaaaaaaaaagtcaaagttTTCATTCTATGACAAAGAAAGTCAGTACCTAACATTTCTGCCTTTATgcgaaaacccaaaaaaaaaagaagaagaaaaaattcaaaaagaatcCAATCGTTTTCTCATTGCAACCTCGACGAAGAAGTATTACTATTCGTAGCCTCCTTAAGCGACGGAGCAGAACCTCCTCCACTAGAACCATCCACCGTCCCAAACATACCCGAAACAACCGTATTAGGGTTGTTCATGTTACTATACCCGACCATAGGGTTCACGTTGTTCAACGAGAACATATAAGGCCGTTGAGGCTGCTGTTGCAACGGCGCGTGAGGCTGAAAATTGTATTGCCAAGGAACTTGTTGAGAAGATCCAGCGGATGGATCAGACGAAGAAGTGAGGCTGAAACCAGAAGTAGTATTACCAGACCCGAAAGCCATAGCGGATGGACCGCCAGTGTATTGCTGAACCATGGCACGGAAGTTGGAAGTGTCGGTGTTGAGAAGCGTTGTTGGTGTTCTACGTGAGGCTCTTGATCTTCTACGTGCTGGCTTGGTTACACGGCCGGTCTCTGGACTCAGACGAGAGTCTATAGAGGTGGTATCACcaccggtggtggtggttgtgaCAGCGGTTGAAACGGTGGTGGAAGTTGTGAAGAAGGTTTGGTTGGTGTTGTAGAACTGAGACCACTCGTTGGGGTTAGCCATTTCCGTGTCTAAAGACAAGACTCTCAAGGattgtaagaaagaaaaaagcattTGCCTTCGTTTagttctttatatatttatttgattgtgttttttgatTAAGACTTAGTCAAAGGAAGACTATTCTAAATCAATCATGACcgtttatttttctaattacacGTGGATTTGTTTGGCTTTACATTTCATTCCTCCTAAaattgcaaaaacaaaaaaaaaattgtaattccTTAGGTACTTTTATTAATAAGGTTTGATATGATTcgataatatcataaatataaaaagtaataataattggCCTTACGAAGTTACAGTTAGTTGAATTACCAATAAACTAGAGTTTAGTTTGGTATTGGCTACTTTCTCAAGAAGTTGACGACATTGGCCCATTTCACTGTGtgtattattcttttattaaatactTAACAAGTCCCTCACTTTATATAATCGTCACAAAGGTGACGGCATAGATTTCCAAATGAAACGTTAAAGATATTCATAATCACGTTGCCTCTTGCCTGGTTAGTGCTAAATAGTGTAGTAGCCGTTTTATATAGCACACTAGATACTTAATATGCTTAGTGAGTTAGTGTAGTAGCCGTATTATATGGCATGAATTAAAAATAACGACTGTCGTACGATAATAATAATGGTTTACATGACATTTgttataaactataatatacatgtgtataatatttaaatatcgATCGacgtaaaataaaatatgatacaCTGAATGTTTCGTTCAGCCCATATATAACATATGGGAAGTCTACATAGACTGTTTTTAATCAGCGAAAATGATTAGCCGATTATTAAGGAATAATTTCTATGATAGTCAAGACATTATAACTTATATAAGGtcattataaaataaagtttcaaGAACTTGCAGCTAATAATGGTTAAAATGTAACCATATGATGTAAAGAAAAGTGTCTCTAATATTAAGTTTCGTAGGAAATTCAAGATATGTCGTATGAGGTACAAGTACGTTTAGTATGATATATGCTTTTCTTAATCCTCTTATGGGGAGATTGAGTAGTTAAGATAATGATTCTTTAAATCCACTGTGATGATAAACTAAGGAAATTACTACTAGTGTTTGCATAATTGACAAGTATCATTTAcgcactatatatataattaattgatgGGTAGGTGACTTTTGAATTAAGAGACGACCGAAGAGGAAGCTAATGagaaatttcaaagaaaacCATAATCTGATTTGACGTCGTGGTGATAGGTTATACGTATAATAGGAACTACATaatctttctcctctttcttagTTACAAGTTCTGCatctatcaaatatatatacttttttggtAGAAGCATCTATCAAATATACATAATAGATAGTTAAAGAAGGAGATCATATTTTCCCTTTCCATGCATATTTGTTATGTACTAAAATTGTAAAACTCAgttgttttgtaataattagtaattacagTGTATAGAGGTAGCTTACTCTTATAAGTTTGagaatattgtaatttttaccCTTACttttattggattctaatttaaaGAATTTTGATGATTTCAATAATATCATAGAAAGCGAATAagtgaaaaattttaaaaatttgctaAAGAGTTTAAAAAATTAGGGGTTTGGTTCTACTTCGGAAACTATGGTGAATCTTCAAGATTTAGGAATTACAATAAGACACGTCATCCAATGATCTATTCGAAGATTTCTGACTGCCAGTGAAGTTCTGAAGATATACCGCTTCTACCTGCGCCATCCTCTGCGCCATCCTCTGCTCTTTTCAAGGATCGACGGCTAGCATCTTGGGCCTTTACCCAGAGAGGAAGGTTTGTTCTTCTTTAATGCGAGTCTTTACTGTGATGAATATGAATGAGACGTGGTGCCTAGAGGAAGGAGGAAGAATTGTCATTCTCACATTTTGGTAAAGAAAGATAGAttcttcaatttatttatttgggaTGAGGTTttttgaatctgaatctgaatttttgtttttgatgatgttttggTAATTGGGTTAGCTCGGTCATGAGCCAATTTGCTATACAATAGCATGTTGTACACTAGGATATTTGCTGTAAAAAGCCATTTAAAGCATCTATAAGGAGTGTCTCCTCCGaattttttgttgattagtttttttataattttgtaaagtATCCCAAACAATCTCTCTagttcaataatatttttcatcattttatttttatttaaaagcatataaaatcataaactaataacataataattgaatttattaacaattatatatatattttttagttgaataacacaaaacttttactcattttataaaattctgaacctaataattttatttaaatggtttttcacaagtcacaaactaataacaccaaacaGAATTTAACAAAGTCTagattgaataacaacaaattttacataacattaaagttattaatattttttttaaatcacaaaccaataacACCTCATAATACAATAGTtgtgaaataaaagaaaaagagtaggACATGAGAAATTATAAAACTGTAGGTTACTATCTTTTTCCTTCGTAagctataattttaatattttcttatattttttaacttGCCAACTTGGTGTGAGTTTATCAAATACACATTCttatgagttttgttttcttctaatattGGGATTATGTATCTAAATTAAATGTtgattaatatcaaattttattttactttttattaaaaattatatttaaaataaatgaattgtCGTAAGTATAAATGATgtgaaaacaaattttatgattattccaactctttttttttataagaattatatctaaatatatatgattgtcctcaattatattataataaaaaacaaatcgaTTTTAAACCGATTAAGTGTTTTGAAGGGAAAAAATCTCATTAAACTTGTAATTCTTTTCAGCTAGCAGAGCCAAAAAGGTGAATCATGGAGGTCATAATTTTTAAGTGAAATGAAGATTctattagaaaagtaaaaatatcaTTCCAAATATTCATCTTAACGCtcattcataatttaaaaacatttaaaactgtTTCGTTTATCACATTATCACATGCCTgtttttcaacaaaacaaactaaacaatcactaaaaatatatcataaatatgATTATGCGATGATGTCTTCACAAAAGTTCTGAGCTTAGGtcaaaaaacaaactaaaaccgaTCATGCAAATTAAACTTAACTTTTTGTTGGTGTTAAGATTacaaacaaaactaattatgaTACTAAGATATATCTTAACACCAACAAAAAGTTAAGTTTAATTTGCATGGtcggttttagtttgttttttgaCCTAAGCTCAGAACTTTTGTTATTTACCAAGTATGACAACTTTTTGAGGATTTGAAGAAACcacatttcttttattgtttaCAAAATACCGCAGATGTTTACTGAAACTGGATATTTTCTCCACCGATGCGACTGAATTTATTCTAATTTTGAAATCATAAAGTTGCTTGTTTAAATTGGTGATGAAAAAATGATAGATACATGccgagaagaaggaaaaaaaaaaaaaaaattaagctggTATATGTAGTAGCTACGACCGATTGATTACTAAAATCCCTTGGCTTCATAATTGAAAACGAGTTTATTCTACTAgactgagttttttttggtccattaaaagtttaaaactctttaCCAATAATTCAAAGTAACGTATTGTGTTTAGTGTGATTTCCCGGTTTGTTTTCTAAACcggaatttttaaaattgaatatagAGGTGGTTATTGTAGTCTATATCAAAACTCTTTAATCTTATCTTAGCTGAAACATAGTAGAGTTTGATCCTTACAAATCTGAAACATAGTTAGGTATGACCTCCATCAGGGATGATGTGAATCTTGATTGCATAAACGAGTTTGTCGCTGTCTTGAAGAATTTCGCATAGGATGGAGTCATTCTCTGTCAACTTGTTTCAATTGCAtattttcttccaattttttACCTAGACACATTGACCTCCCCACTTCTTTAGTGCCCTAGTTAGTGCATCAAACTTGTCGATATATTTAACGTAGTCACCAAACTTCAAACAGTAGTTTTTCTGATAAGCCTCTTCAGGTTTATACCAGGAGGAATAACAAGGTAGCTGCAGCACGTGTGGAAGAATAAAGACACATGCGAGTAAAAAGAAAGGAGATTTTGTatataaacagagaaaagagaatGAGGCTGTTATATTGTTTGTTGTAAAAAGATAGTCGTATGAGACTTCTTGGAGAGAGGAGGTTGTTATCTAGCTGCGACTAGATACCTCTCGGTTACAGTTTGTAATTGATTCTGTTCATATCAATAAAGGAGTATTCAGGTTCTTATCAATTGGTGCGTCGTGAATCTGGGTTGAATCTAACGCCGCGGTGAGAAGTTTCATTGGAGATTGAGGATTTTACAGTCATCGGAGAAGACGAGTATAATGATGGTGATGGAGATCGGACTATCGCCGGTTCGTGAATTATCAGAGGCGGAGCAGCGCCAAGAATCCCTAGCTGACGTCTACGATCAATTAGGTGAGATGCGTAAATCGGAGACCAAATTCGAATCTCGAATCGAATCAAAGATGGAATCTTTGGGCAACGAAATGCGATCGCAAGACCAGAAGTTGGAAGAATTGACGAGGAAATTAGATTTGGTGCTCAACTCGTTACCAGGAATCGCAACAACTCGTGAGGTGGGAAGTACGAGTCAATCGATGCATTTACAAACACAAGATCTTCGCAATCAGGTACGTTCCTTGAACTCGGAACCATGCCTTAGCAACATTAGGCCAGGACTTAGAGAAAACTTGATCAAGAATGTGGAAATGCCAATCTTTGATGGAGCTGGCGTTTACGGTTGGGTTGCTCGGGTGGAGAGATTTTTTCGAATTGGTGGATACAACGATGAGGAGAAGCTGGCATTGATATCAGTGAGTTTGAGTGGAGAAGCGTTGAGTTGGTACAACTGGGTTGTGAACACACGACAATTTGAGAGCTGGTCACAGTTTAAGTCAAGCTTGATGTTGAGATTTGGCAATCTTAAGTTGCGTGGACCAAGCCAGAGCTTATTTTGCATCAAGCAAACGGGAACTATAGCAGATTATATTCAAAGATTTGAAGACCTCTCGTCACAAGTAACAGGATTGGATGAACAGAAGCTTGAAGGAATTTTTCTCAATGGTTTATCCCAAGAAATGCAAGAACTGGTGCATATGCAGAAACCTCGAAACTTACCTGAAATGGTAGCTGAAGCAAGAGCCATGGAATCCAGTATCATGCAAAGTGTGGTGAAGAAAGAGCTGATGTTAGCAAATAAGGAGAATCGAGAGACATTCTGTTCTGACGTTAAGAGTAACACTCATTACAATCCTAATGGCTGGAAGATGAAGACCGTAGCCACAGAGACAATTCAAAATATTGAGAAACCAGCAAATAGAACAGAACAGAGACCAAGAAGACACAACACAAATGCTGAGTtagatgagaagagaagaaaagggaTCTGTTTTAAGTGTGATGGTCCTTGGTCAAGAGAGCACAAATGCCCTAACAAGGAATTAAGAATAATGACTATATTCAATGGTTATGAAGTAGAGGTGTTGGATGGTAACAATGAATTGGAGTTAGTGGAGGAACCCGTTGGTGAATGCATGTCCCTATCGTTCTCATCTTTCAGAGGGATATCTGGCCCTTCAACAACTAAAGTAAGTGGATCGTTGGGCAAAGAAAGTATAGTCATAATGCTAGACAGTGGGGCAACTCACAATTTCATATCACCACTTGCAGTGAAGAAGCTGAGACTTAGATGCAGAGAAGACTCAAATTTAAATGTCAAATTGGGTAATGGCATGATGGTGGATGGGTTGGGAGTGTGTGAAAAAGTGACATTCTCTGCCCAGAATCTGGAATTCACA is drawn from Camelina sativa cultivar DH55 chromosome 1, Cs, whole genome shotgun sequence and contains these coding sequences:
- the LOC104787160 gene encoding uncharacterized protein LOC104787160; amino-acid sequence: MPEGYGGVRDVSHNIRQSLKKSGYKGEVSINAHVNQTNDDFNEYASTDPGFKIILAPPGDRDARLEMLLVDLKNRPPANYMLILGDIFVGDNDYREFVRAFVTLKRYTCLLAQPQKSVVMDYAVTKWLWKSLSTEGDHLDAAQSESSQGVDNSSSASSS
- the LOC104787169 gene encoding VQ motif-containing protein 22-like, producing the protein MANPNEWSQFYNTNQTFFTTSTTVSTAVTTTTTGGDTTSIDSRLSPETGRVTKPARRRSRASRRTPTTLLNTDTSNFRAMVQQYTGGPSAMAFGSGNTTSGFSLTSSSDPSAGSSQQVPWQYNFQPHAPLQQQPQRPYMFSLNNVNPMVGYSNMNNPNTVVSGMFGTVDGSSGGGSAPSLKEATNSNTSSSRLQ
- the LOC104706420 gene encoding uncharacterized protein LOC104706420, with the translated sequence MVMEIGLSPVRELSEAEQRQESLADVYDQLGEMRKSETKFESRIESKMESLGNEMRSQDQKLEELTRKLDLVLNSLPGIATTREVGSTSQSMHLQTQDLRNQVRSLNSEPCLSNIRPGLRENLIKNVEMPIFDGAGVYGWVARVERFFRIGGYNDEEKLALISVSLSGEALSWYNWVVNTRQFESWSQFKSSLMLRFGNLKLRGPSQSLFCIKQTGTIADYIQRFEDLSSQVTGLDEQKLEGIFLNGLSQEMQELVHMQKPRNLPEMVAEARAMESSIMQSVVKKELMLANKENRETFCSDVKSNTHYNPNGWKMKTVATETIQNIEKPANRTEQRPRRHNTNAELDEKRRKGICFKCDGPWSREHKCPNKELRIMTIFNGYEVEVLDGNNELELVEEPVGECMSLSFSSFRGISGPSTTKVSGSLGKESIVIMLDSGATHNFISPLAVKKLRLRCREDSNLNVKLGNGMMVDGLGVCEKVTFSAQNLEFTTDFIVLELGQIDVILGVYWLRTLGDCRVNWEKNEMSFLYKGKMVSLKGESDLLISKMSLKSLSTGLEAKSKGVALDLCNQQDIQPVLEPIEKGIQAVLAEFDGVFEVPTSLPPLRGREHSIILAPGTTAVSVRPYRYPHAQKEVIHLL